In Brachypodium distachyon strain Bd21 chromosome 5, Brachypodium_distachyon_v3.0, whole genome shotgun sequence, the genomic window GAAAGGCCGCGTGTAGCTTCCATCCGTCGGAGTTTAGTTCCAGTTCCAGCCTTTGAGTTCTACGGAGAAGTACTGTCAAATCCTAATTCGGATTAGAATTCACCGGAAATAACTTGAACTGAAACTCCTGCCGTGTCCTTTTGTTCCTCTCACAGCCGCGCGGATCCCCGTGCTGCCAACCCCGCGATTCCGTGCCCGCGCTCCTCCTACCGATCGGTGGACTCCGCGAACTCGTACCCTGATCTTCCGTTCGAAGTCTCAGATCGCCCATCGCCTAGTCGAATCCTAGCTCGCCTGCTCCACCACCATGGCCTTCTCCTCTTTCACATGGCCgttccgccgccgcagcagcggcaccggcgccgctgcaggcCCAAGCAAACCCCCCGCAGCCGCCGGCAAGGGGaaggaaaaggaggaggaggaggaggcggaggcgcacGGCGTGACGCCGCAGCTCCTCGACTTCCTCCGGACGCTCTCCCCGGACGCCTTCAAGTCATCCGCCCTCCAGCTCCAAGGCAGCCCTCCTCCCCCCCAATCTCTATTCCGCTCCCCCGCCCCTCTGCCCCCACTCGGCCCTTCTCGATTCCTGACGGCGATGTGCTGTTGTGTGTTGCAGGAGCCtccgcggaggcggcggcggcggccgagctcACGGACTGGCAGCAGCGGCACGCCGTCCTCGTGCTCGCCAAAGCCAAGGTAAGGTCTCCCTGCGGATCTCGTCTCTCGTGTGGTCACTTTTTCTCCGAAGAGGATGGTTCTGAACTGCAAGGCGTGCTCCGTGTATGCAGGAACTCGCCAAGATCCGGTACGATCTGTGCCCGCGCCACATGAAGGACAAGCAGTTCTGGAGGGTATACTTCCTGCTCGCCAAGAGCTACATCTTACCGTAAGCTCTAGTCTCATCAGCGTTCGTTCGTCTATGTGCAGAGCTTAATTAGCTTGGTTTTGACCCTCTACGACACCGTCAATGTGTGAAATTAGCCGCACGATTTGATGTGGGACAGAAAGTAACTTCAGAAATAGCATCTCACTTTCATTATGTAAATCTTCAGTTCGGAATTGTAGCCCTATCTTCAAAGTGAGTAGATTCCACACGAGTTATCTCTATTTTGCGTAGTAACATGTTGCTGTCCCTGTACGTCGACATTCAGCAAAAGGGATTTGCATCTGtagaaattatttttttcaaatgggCGTACTTGTATTTTGATACATtcaggaaaggaaaaaaggtgGGGTCTCGATCTCTGAGATCGTCATGTAAATTGTTAGCTAAGGTCTTCTTTGAGCTGTAAGGCTTAGCCTAGAGATAACTATAACCACAATATCTCTAAAAGGAACCTAGTATTATGGAATGTTGTAGCCATGAAGGTGTGATTATTCATTGCCATCACTGCCCAAAAAGACTACATTGGTTGAAGTTTTAAATGTATAGATGCCTGAAAGAAGAATTAACTCATCTCGGTTTGTCTTGAAGATGTATTCATATAGTTCAAGATTTAAGACTGAAGTAATGAAACTACCTTGTACTGTTGTCTTGGCATGCAGCCATATTTCCAAAATTCACGCTAACATTACGGGAATCATGTACGATGGTGGACCAAAATTTATACAGTTGATCTTTTGCAACCTTGTATAAAATTTGCTATCAGCTACTCCTGAGTCTTGTCAACATCAATTGCGACCTTTGAACCAAACTAGATTGATATTTGATATGCAGTGGTCAGATAGGCTTCAGTTCTAGCGGCTCAAGTTCTATGATACTCTCATTCCTACCATGGATTATTGACAGCATTGACCATTTTAAAACATCTTCTGTTCTTATAGGTACGAGTTGCGTGCCATACAAAAGGAGAAGGTTAGAAGGATGGAGGCAGAAAACAGGAAGTCAAAAGATGTGATTACTGTCGAGGTGGAGATGCAAGAATCAAAATGCAGTAGAGAATCTCAAATGTTACCAGTTGATTCAGAATTTCAGGATTCATAGTTAATTTTGCTGATGGGATATTAGGTAAGCCTGGGAACAGTATCATATAAATGTCTAGTTTAATTCATAACTCATATTTTCAGTGCATTGACTCAGGCACAAAACTATTTTGCAGGAAGTTCCAGATGCATGTGCTGAGTGTTTATTGCGACTTTCTTGCTTGAGGGAGCTCTGACTAGTGTGCCATCGTGATGCCTGTATATGTAGTAACCAAATCTTGATATCTAAGAGTTGCTATGCAGAGCATGACATCTTCTAATAGTTTAACATAGCATATGTAGACTGAACTGACATGTAAGTGGAGGGGAACTTGGACATCTTGTCGTGAAATCCATAAACATTATGTATTCTTGTGCGGCCATACCGATTCTTTCCTTTTGTACGCCCAGTTTATTGTCACTGAAAATTCTGCTACACCAGTACATTTATTATGCATTTTGATTTGATTCTGTAGGGATTTTTAGTTATATTTACTCTCTTTTTAGGTATGCAAGGGCCTCCCAAGTGTCAATAGCAAAACTTAATCCTTGCTACATAACCAACACCCCAAATGTCAAAAGTTTCATCTGAAGCCAAAATCAGTACTCGTGAAAGCACGACAAAGTCAAATGTACACATGTGTGAACTTGCTGTCATTGATATACCACAAAGCACCGCAATAAACATTTAACAGATTACAGATATTACACCAAACATCAAGATTTCAGTGTAATATTGTACATCAGCATATACAATGCAAAACGAGAGGTGGCAAGTATGAGTTCATTAGACATTCATGAGTTATGCTGTCGAGCTTCATTACAGAACACTGACAGGCCTTGATGGGCACGCAAGTAGGTTTGCAATATGCACTAATCTTAGATTCAGTACCAAAATTTCTACTCAACGACATTCTCAAAACATGGCATCATAATCATCCAATTGACCATTATATGCCATGACCTTTTTCTTGATCTTTGAGGAATCTACCCAGGTGATGAAGTCCTCCATGTTCCTGGTTACAAGAAAGGCTGGATCCGTGACCGTCTCAGGGCCTACACGCACATGCCCTTGTTCAATGTAGGTCACAGCCTCTTTAAGGTGTTCCGCAAACTTGAGCTTCACCATAACTGTTGCAAGTCTCCTCCTACAGAAGTTTAGCAAACAGTAAGATGAGTGGAATACAATATAATGTTGCTTCCTACAAGTACAACACAGTGACTATGGCTAAAGCAATTTGTGGcataaaattattttgtagaAAGCGCTAATGCACAATTCAAACTGAAAGGGAAATCATTGCTATGGTGCAGGCTTCAGAGAGAGAAAAACCTGCAAAAGGAGCTCACTGAAAGATTCTCGCATTTGACCAAGCTCTTTTTGGTTGGAATGACACCCATATTATACCTGAAATTTAAGAAACTTTGTTAGACTGCATTGTTAGACTACAAAAAAGAGCAGGCCAGTTCTAGTTCCAAGGAAACATGAATGGAAATGGCAAGCAAACTGAAGCAAGAAATGCAAGTCGAAAGGAAATAGCTTCAGTTAGCTACTGAGAGACTGAAGTCACTGAAGTACTGAACCAACACAATATATAGATTGTGTCCTTCTGGCTTTCCTAATACTCGGACTGTCCAAACAAAGAAATCCATTGCCGTGTTCAAGGAACTAAACCTTAGTGTGCATGCTCAGACATATCCAGAAGTACAAGAATATGTCGAGATGCGGGTAATCTCATATAGGGTTATACAGAGAAGTCTTTGTCGGCGCTTGCATTATCAAATAAAAATTCTGAGCAAATAGTCAAACACTAATGTCATAGACTGAAAATATGATTAATTGAGCACTATCTCTAACCCTATtacaatcaaatcagcaattgAGATAAACGAGGAACACCTTGCATTTGTAAGGTTGCCTACAGTCCTCGATGTCCAGTTAAACTTCACATAAACAAATAGCTACAGCATCTTACATGCAAATGGGAAATAAAAAAGGGGAGAGGTTCCCCGCAGTAACTTACAGCTTATCAATCAGCATGTCTGTCATCTCGATTCTGAAAGGGTCCCTCGGATCCATTTGCTTTATAATGTTCACGAGCTTCTGCGCCATCAAGCAAATCCCATTGTACCTGCCGTAACAAAACCATCCCAGGTTACTTACGCCCAGCGCTCGCTCAACAAACGCTGTGGATAGACCCCCCCAACCACTACGATTTCATTGAATCTAAAGGGAACAGGACACGCTAACAAAATCATGGAACCAATAACCAGAGCACGTAATCGAAGTTTGGTAGGCAGAGGATTAGGGGAGGACGCGTACTTCTTGTAGTCGTCCCTGTCGACGAGGCTGTAGCGCTGCGTGACGGCGGCCTCCCGGTGGCCGCCCTCCCGCTTGTACTCGAGGAAGTTGGTcttcttgagcagcttcttctCGTGGAACTTGAGCTTCCTCATCCTCCTTCACGCTGGCTTCctcgagcacggcggcggcggcggcggtggacggtTCCGGCGGATTTGCCTGTTGGCGCGACGGGGGGAGTTCAGGGTAGCAGAGTGGTGGAGATGGGCGGCTAGGTTTTCGCGGCGGTGACGCGAAAAGCAAAGCTCTACTAGGGCTGCGGGGTTCCCAGCATGGGCCGACTGGCCTTATTGGGCTGTTTGGGCTGAGGAGACGAAACCCTAGCGGGCTAGGCCAGAATACTTCTCGATAGTTTCAGACGCCATTACATTTtcctcttaaaaaaaagatgacatCGCATTTTCCCCTTAAAAAAATGGATGCCATTGCATCTGCATGATACTCCAAAGTCGAAAGTCTTTCTAAATATATACCTCGCATatttttctccaaaaaaaaataccttgCACATTTCTTATAGTCTTAGTAAAACCATGTCGattctgaaaagaaaagaagtaaAACAGACTGATTCCTTCTCCTCCGAGcccaaaaaaaatgtcttttcttttttccttcctaCACTTGAAAAAGTTAAATCCTGACTCCGTTCCTATACTGTTTATATGGACGGAGTGCCACGGTAACTCAAGCGAGAAGCGGCTATTCGCGACCGTGAATCGGCTGGTCCGTGAAATGCCTGCCGGAGCAGTAGAAACTGTCAGGGCCACAGCTTAAACCGGCCCGTGAAACCAACCGCACGTAGTCCCACCGAGACACACCACGCCGGCCGTGCCGCCCTCCCGAGTCCGGAACCCCGTACTCATCGCTTCCATGAACGAACGGGAAAGCTACTAGAAGCAAGAGCTCACCCAGGGGATGCCCAAGGACCACGGATGGGACGGAGGCAGGCCGGCTACTGGTCGTGGGCCAGCAGCACCCACACAACACATGCAGCTGGGCCCACAGCCCACATGCGCGCGTCCCCCTTCTGGCCCTCTCCCTCTGTCCTTGTGTCTGTCCTCACTCCTCACCAGCAGCGGCAGACCAGACCGGGATTTGGGGCCGCACGCCAACAGTAAAACGAGAACGCCCACCGGCTAGAAAAGAGTGAGTGAGAGGTTCAGGGGTCAGCTGGGGACTGGGACTTGATgtgcatctctctctctccctgtcTCTGTCTACAGATGTTAATTCGGTTCTGGATGATTGGGTTAGCAGGGGACGCCGGCCACTGCGATCAAATGGCCTGTGGAGTGTGGTCTCCTGTGTATCATGATTGCCTGGTCCTTTTGCAGTCTAATTAACCTGATCTAATCTGTAATTAACAGGGGAAAGTAGTAAGAATATTTCGAAGCTTTTTAGCAGGTCCTAGTTGATTAACAAAAAATCCAAAGGCATCCAGTTTTGAGCAGAAAGCTGCCGCTCATCCTGCTCTCCTCGGTGTCATGTCAAAAGTGGACGTTATCTGTAAAGGCTCCAAGTTTCCAACCAAATAACTCCTATTAATAGTTCTCTAATAAAGATCGCCGTTGGTGATCCGACGCTTTCGAGCATGATGCTGTCATGCATTGGGAAGAAAAGGTGGAGAAGAAACTATACTAAAGAATAGTTGACCACACAACAGGGCGGTTGCGATTTGGGGAATACTTATGTCTGCGGAATCAACTATCAAACCTATAATTCGAGCGGGTATGCAGCTGGTAGATGATGACTaatggcgccggcgccatAATCATTGCAAACCAGCCTAGCGACAGCGTGAACACGCATAGTATTATATTAGTGCTAGTAAAGCTTCTAGGAGTGGTAGTACTATTAAGCTCCCCTCCATTATTTTCTCCATTAAGCTACTTCAAACTGCTTAATCTCCTTTATGGTAGCCCTACCAGATGCGAGATGCAACTCGGACAGGCTCGTCCCAACGGCGATAAAGCAGACAACAGTACAGTTAATTATCTGCAGGAATTAATCACAAGTGACTAGAAATGCGATTCACTTTTGCAATGAGTCTTTGTCCAGAAAAAGAATGTTTCATTTCACTTGCAATTGTCGGCCGGATCATAGCACAGGCTATTTACAGTGGGTGAAATTATTCAGTGACTGAaccgagagaaaaaaaagaaagaaaaaagaacaaatcacCGGCACTAAATAATTTCTCCCGGGTTTGAATCGAATGAATGGATGGCTAGACTCGGCCGTCTCCAAAAAATCCCAAAGACGTTCTCAGCCATCTCACTCCACCGCCTCCGGCCGGCCGCTCGACCTCGCTCCGTCGCGGCAGCGCAGCTCCGACCTCTCGGCAATGCAGGGACAGGGAGAAGAGAAcccccaaaaaaaaggaggaaaaagaaagagaaaataaCACGACGGCCACCACAAATGGCGtggagcgcgcggcggctATAGCTAGCTTCGCTTGCTTGGAGATGAGATCACCAGACGAACTTGTCGGAGGAGATGCCGCGGAGGAGCGggagcgcgtcggcggcggcgcagcagcagggggagagggcggcgccggcggctgaCTGGAGGTCGTCGAGGGTGAGGAAGCGCGCGGcgggggaaggggaggagaggTGGCGGAGGACGTGCTCGAAGAGCGCCTCGTCGCAGGTCGGGAGCGCGACGGGGCCATGGAAGGACGGGAagccgccgagctcctcctccgcctgcctCAGCAGCTCCCGGAACACCGGGTGGTTCAGGTGCGCCGCCCGCACCACGAACCGCCGCGACGCGCCGCCCACGCACACCGCCACGTGGCCCGCCGGGACCGGAGACGAGGACGAGGCGGAACGGGCCGCGGCGCGcgaccgccaccgccgcagcgTCTGCCGCAGCCACACGATGTTGCGGATCTTGCTGCATTTCGCCATCGACCTCGGTTGGCGCCGACGATGGGCtgagcttgctgctgctgctggtggtgggtTAATGGAGTTGTTGGTGGATTGGGGCTGGATTCAAGTTGGGGGCGAGGTGTTTTTATAGGCGGAGCGGCGAGATGGAGGGGATGGGAAATGTTGGGGGCTTTTGGTTCGTCCAGTTGGCCTGCAATTATCTATGCTTGCTGTGCGAAAAGGATGTGACtttattcttctgttttttgcttcttcttccttcctatGTTTGATTTTTAAAATATGTTTTGTTCGGTTCAAGTATTTTAGAGTTGATAAGTTGAGGGTCTTCTGTGTTCATTAATCATCACCGTCTTATATTCTCCTAATTAAGGTTGTTCTGTCATTGTATTATCCTAATTAAGATTGCTCTGGCATAGGACCGAGACAGGGAGTAGGAGTGCTGCAGTTTCTTTCTCGTTACTACATAAGACGTGTTTAGATGACCAGAAATGCAGAGCAACTGTGATGCTCATGATATTCTTGGAATAGATGCTTTTATCATTCTCAGGCTCTCTCCATCTAGCGACTGTTTAAGTCTGAATAAACAGTCACTACTAAGTGATTGTTTTCGTCCTACTAAGTTTATGTGCACCACTACTAAGTGCCGAAGTTTCAACCGCAAAACGGCATGTGCACATATAATAGCTAACCAATCTTTGCAAGGCGCTTAACAGCATTTCCTTGTTCATACACACCATTTCCGTTCGTCTCTTGCTTCTGTTTCCTTCCACTATCTGGCTCGTTCGTTCGACCTCGACGCGTGCCCATAATTTCCCGCGTGGAAACATGACATGATCGAGCCCATACATTGCATCGCTGGACAACACGCTTGTGTACCTTCTCTTCGTAGCAttatactagtactagtattcCTATATTATACAGTCCATTTCATACATTTTCGGACGCCACTGAATTTCCTGCGACGGGAAGCGGAGCCACGTACGTACGGTGTCCTTGCGGTATCTCTGATCTGAAGTTAATTCTGAACCAGGTACGTCGGGGGATGACTCCGGGTAGAATTATGGTGACACAACTATATCGGAGATGACGGAGACAAAGCCAGCATAAttacgtatgccggcatcataaagttaaactaaactaagccggcatccaaGGTGAATGCCGGTAGGCttatcttgtcttatgagtttgcaggataaggacgaacACATTGGTCTCGGCGACAGCCGAGATTCCTAAACgctcttatcctgaccacgcggtgcaaagtaaaacaGTGCGATCATCATTTCAggaaaagcagtcagcgcctgcgtaccggtgtcaggtgaccacgctagagaagcaccgaaaggaaatctatgacggaagccggcagatgATAGTTGTACCCGTTGCAGGCTGGCAggaaaaagtaaagttgtcttgtcccctgcggtactgcctggagggaaccaagtCGCGTGCCCCGCGGGGCtcaaggaaggtgacgttagactcggcccgcatgtcagtgtgacatggctggcctataaatagaacctcaCCCTTCGGTAGAAAGggacacagaaaaaaaaagagcacttaggcatctaggattttccgcttcttcttcttcaagaatacagctcaaggagcgtcATTGTAGAACTTGTCTATCTCGACTAATATAACAAAGTAGGAATAgaagtcttacctcggcaaaagggctccgaacctgagtaaatctgtgtgtgtttGAGAGTTTGTGCGTGTTCCCCTTcgcgtcctccctcctccggatcctccttcgtccatcggcctcAAGTTAAACCATCTTATGACATGtgtcgtgacaccaccacccaaAGATACAAGGTACAGGTACAGGCACAGGAGAGCAGATCACGAGGCACTGTCTACC contains:
- the LOC100825882 gene encoding uncharacterized protein LOC100825882 yields the protein MAFSSFTWPFRRRSSGTGAAAGPSKPPAAAGKGKEKEEEEEAEAHGVTPQLLDFLRTLSPDAFKSSALQLQGASAEAAAAAELTDWQQRHAVLVLAKAKELAKIRYDLCPRHMKDKQFWRVYFLLAKSYILPYELRAIQKEKVRRMEAENRKSKDVITVEVEMQESKCSRESQMLPVDSEFQDS
- the LOC100826196 gene encoding U3 small nucleolar ribonucleoprotein protein IMP3; the encoded protein is MRKLKFHEKKLLKKTNFLEYKREGGHREAAVTQRYSLVDRDDYKKYNGICLMAQKLVNIIKQMDPRDPFRIEMTDMLIDKLYNMGVIPTKKSLVKCENLSVSSFCRRRLATVMVKLKFAEHLKEAVTYIEQGHVRVGPETVTDPAFLVTRNMEDFITWVDSSKIKKKVMAYNGQLDDYDAMF
- the LOC100826508 gene encoding indole-3-acetic acid-induced protein ARG7 produces the protein MAKCSKIRNIVWLRQTLRRWRSRAAARSASSSSPVPAGHVAVCVGGASRRFVVRAAHLNHPVFRELLRQAEEELGGFPSFHGPVALPTCDEALFEHVLRHLSSPSPAARFLTLDDLQSAAGAALSPCCCAAADALPLLRGISSDKFVW